A single region of the Pelobates fuscus isolate aPelFus1 chromosome 4, aPelFus1.pri, whole genome shotgun sequence genome encodes:
- the ELOC gene encoding elongin-C gives MDGEEKTYGGCEGPDAMYVKLISSDGHEFIVKREHALTSGTIKAMLSGPGQFAENETNEVNFREIPSHVLSKVCMYFTYKVRYTNSSTEIPEFPIAPEIALELLMAANFLDC, from the exons Atgg ATGGTGAAGAGAAGACATATGGCGGCTGTGAGGGCCCTGATGCAATGTATGTGAAACTGATCTCATCTGATGGCCATGAGTtcattgttaaaagggaacatgctCTAACTTCTGGAACAATCAAAGCTATGTTAAGTGGTCCAG GGCAATTTGCAGAAAATGAAACCAATGAAGTGAATTTTCGAGAGATCCCCTCCCATGTACTAtccaaagtctgcatgtatttcaCTTATAAAGTTCGTTACACAAACAGCTCCACAGAAATCCCTGAATTCCCCATTGCACCTGAAATTGCACTGGAGCTTCTGATGGCTGCAAACTTCCTAGACTGTTAA